A single Clostridium sp. AN503 DNA region contains:
- a CDS encoding iron ABC transporter permease: MTQIMTQTMTKKNHARYKTAFTFLTFMLVLLIVWNIRAGSVPVPVGEIWQILFEDGGEGASYHIVWDIRLPRILAAAILGGALSVSGFLLQTFFANPIAGPFVLGISSGARLLVALVMIVLLGQGIVMNSAFMILAAFAGAMISMGFVLAVSGRVRNMSMLVICGVMIGYICSAVTDFAVTFADDANIVNLHNWSMGSFSGMSWENVRMMAVVTAIALILVFLMAKPIGAYQMGEVYAQNMGVNIRWFRAALILLSSVLSACVTAFAGPVSFVGIAVPHLVKSMFRTAKPIFMIPGCFLGGAVFCLFSDLIARTVFAPTELGISSVTAVLGAPVVIWMMVHNNKILR; the protein is encoded by the coding sequence ATGACTCAGATTATGACTCAGACCATGACAAAGAAAAACCATGCAAGATATAAGACAGCATTTACCTTTCTGACATTCATGCTGGTTCTTCTGATCGTCTGGAATATCCGCGCAGGAAGCGTCCCGGTCCCAGTAGGAGAGATCTGGCAGATCCTTTTTGAAGACGGAGGCGAGGGAGCGTCCTATCACATTGTATGGGATATCCGCCTGCCCCGCATCCTGGCGGCGGCGATCCTTGGCGGGGCGCTGTCTGTGTCAGGTTTTTTATTGCAGACTTTTTTTGCCAATCCCATTGCGGGGCCGTTTGTACTGGGGATCTCCTCAGGTGCAAGGCTTTTGGTGGCGCTGGTCATGATCGTCCTTTTGGGCCAGGGGATCGTAATGAATTCGGCGTTTATGATCCTGGCTGCCTTTGCGGGGGCCATGATCTCCATGGGGTTTGTTCTTGCGGTCTCCGGACGGGTCAGGAACATGTCCATGCTGGTCATCTGCGGAGTGATGATCGGTTATATCTGTTCGGCGGTGACGGATTTTGCAGTTACGTTTGCGGATGACGCCAACATTGTCAATCTTCACAACTGGTCCATGGGGAGTTTTTCCGGCATGTCCTGGGAGAATGTGCGGATGATGGCTGTGGTGACGGCTATTGCCCTGATCCTGGTCTTTCTGATGGCAAAGCCGATCGGAGCCTACCAGATGGGTGAGGTCTATGCGCAGAATATGGGCGTGAATATCCGGTGGTTCCGGGCAGCGCTGATCCTGCTCTCCAGTGTGCTTTCCGCCTGTGTCACGGCCTTTGCAGGTCCTGTTTCTTTCGTGGGCATCGCGGTCCCTCATCTGGTAAAAAGCATGTTTCGCACCGCGAAGCCGATCTTTATGATCCCGGGCTGTTTTCTGGGCGGGGCCGTGTTCTGCCTGTTCAGTGACCTGATCGCCCGGACCGTGTTTGCCCCCACAGAGCTGGGGATCAGTTCCGTCACGGCGGTCCTGGGGGCGCCGGTGGTTATCTGGATGATGGTACACAACAATAAGATCCTGCGGTAA
- a CDS encoding ABC transporter ATP-binding protein — protein MAADDIDKADICKADICEDYISTENMTVGYGNTPLIRQIGIHVKRGEIVTLIGPNGAGKSTILKSIIRQLELLGGVVYLDGSPMRAMTENQVARRMSILMTERIRPELMTCEDVVATGRYPYTGRLGILSGTDHKKVREAIALVHGEELAGKDFSEISDGQRQRILLARAICQEPEAIVLDEPTSFLDIRHKLELLSILKELVRERQVAVLLSLHELDLAQKVSDHIVCVNGSSIDRCGTPEEIFTSDYIAGLYGITKGSYQPELGCLEMEAVKGTPKVFVIGGNGSGIPVYRRLQRSGIPFAAGILHENDIDYPVAKALAAQVISEMPFDLIRQETFDRAAAVLSGCEEVVCCLPEFGMLNAKNRDLAELGRKLQKIPGNGCRDEDIPRNNFQNNGANNAK, from the coding sequence ATGGCGGCGGATGATATTGATAAGGCAGATATTTGTAAGGCTGATATTTGTGAGGATTATATCAGTACGGAAAATATGACGGTCGGGTATGGAAATACGCCTCTGATCCGGCAGATTGGGATCCATGTAAAGCGGGGGGAGATCGTGACCCTGATCGGCCCGAACGGCGCGGGCAAGTCCACCATTTTAAAGAGCATCATACGGCAGCTTGAACTGTTGGGCGGAGTGGTGTACCTGGATGGCAGCCCCATGAGGGCTATGACGGAGAACCAGGTGGCAAGGCGCATGTCGATCCTTATGACGGAGCGGATCCGGCCGGAGCTTATGACCTGTGAGGACGTGGTTGCCACAGGCCGGTACCCCTATACCGGAAGGCTGGGGATCTTAAGCGGAACGGATCACAAAAAGGTGAGGGAGGCGATCGCCCTGGTGCATGGGGAGGAGCTGGCGGGGAAGGATTTTTCGGAGATCAGCGACGGGCAGAGGCAGCGGATCCTGCTGGCCCGGGCCATCTGCCAGGAGCCGGAGGCCATTGTGCTGGACGAGCCAACCTCCTTCCTGGATATCCGCCATAAGCTGGAGCTTTTGTCCATTTTAAAGGAGCTGGTGCGGGAACGGCAGGTGGCAGTCCTTTTGTCCCTCCATGAGCTGGATCTGGCCCAGAAGGTTTCGGATCATATTGTGTGCGTGAACGGGAGCTCCATTGACCGGTGCGGCACACCGGAGGAGATCTTCACATCGGATTATATCGCCGGGCTGTACGGGATTACGAAGGGCAGCTACCAGCCGGAGCTGGGATGCCTGGAGATGGAGGCTGTGAAGGGAACGCCAAAAGTGTTTGTCATTGGGGGAAATGGCAGCGGGATTCCGGTTTACCGGCGTCTCCAGCGCAGCGGGATCCCGTTTGCAGCAGGAATCCTTCATGAAAATGACATAGATTATCCGGTGGCAAAGGCACTGGCGGCTCAGGTCATCTCGGAAATGCCGTTTGATTTGATCCGGCAGGAGACCTTTGACCGGGCGGCAGCGGTTTTGAGCGGCTGCGAGGAGGTGGTCTGCTGCCTGCCGGAGTTTGGGATGTTGAATGCGAAGAACCGGGATCTGGCAGAACTGGGCAGGAAATTGCAGAAGATCCCGGGGAATGGCTGCCGGGATGAAGATATTCCCCGGAACAATTTCCAGAACAATGGTGCAAATAACGCAAAATAA
- a CDS encoding DUF1508 domain-containing protein yields MGKFVIKKTKTGFVFNVVAGNGETIATSQVYKAKTSCKKGIRSVKATSAAAEIEDHTLEDVKEFSNPKFEVYTDKSGETRFHLRARNGQIVAVSQAYKEKASAVKGIESIKKNAPDAPVVEAEPEK; encoded by the coding sequence ATGGGTAAATTCGTGATCAAGAAAACAAAGACCGGTTTTGTGTTTAACGTGGTGGCAGGCAACGGTGAGACCATTGCTACGTCCCAGGTGTATAAGGCAAAGACGTCCTGCAAGAAGGGGATCAGGAGCGTGAAAGCCACCTCAGCCGCCGCGGAGATTGAGGACCATACGCTGGAGGACGTAAAGGAGTTTTCTAATCCAAAGTTTGAGGTCTATACAGACAAGAGCGGAGAGACCCGATTCCATTTGAGAGCGCGGAATGGGCAGATCGTGGCGGTTTCCCAGGCATACAAGGAAAAAGCCAGTGCGGTAAAGGGGATTGAGAGCATTAAAAAGAATGCCCCGGATGCTCCGGTAGTGGAAGCGGAACCGGAGAAATAA
- a CDS encoding ABC transporter substrate-binding protein encodes MLWGIKQPLKRRVLLPMAVSVLLVSTVLSGCGGPAASSAEEYEIGEDQKLVLYTSHKEEVYGPIVKEFEERTGIWVDVRAGGTTEMLEAVKAEAGLSTCDVMFGGGVESYEAYREYFEPYACSQSSLLDSKYRSPENMWTIFTELPIVFIYNSKLVSEEEAPVSWEEFLKERWTGQIAFADPRKSGTSYTALATMAQILRLDETEMMDQFVAVLDGKLSAGSGEVVREVSAGVRLVGITLEEAAKKEIAAGADIGMVYPVEGTSAVPDGCALVKGAPHEENAKLFIDFTVSDDVQDLAVDQFCRRSVRIDMQREQEDIEALGTLKIIDFDLKQAGERQEEVLKRWAELVD; translated from the coding sequence TTGTTATGGGGGATAAAGCAGCCGTTAAAGCGGCGTGTGCTGCTCCCAATGGCAGTGAGCGTATTGCTCGTGAGTACTGTGTTGTCGGGCTGCGGAGGACCGGCGGCTTCCAGTGCGGAGGAGTATGAGATCGGGGAGGATCAGAAGCTGGTCTTATATACCTCCCACAAAGAGGAGGTATACGGGCCGATCGTGAAAGAATTTGAGGAGCGCACGGGTATCTGGGTGGATGTGCGGGCGGGAGGTACCACGGAGATGCTGGAGGCGGTGAAGGCAGAGGCGGGGCTTTCCACCTGCGATGTTATGTTTGGAGGCGGGGTGGAGAGTTATGAGGCATACCGGGAATATTTTGAACCTTATGCCTGCAGCCAGAGCAGCCTGCTGGACAGCAAATACCGTTCGCCGGAAAATATGTGGACCATATTTACAGAGCTGCCGATCGTGTTTATCTACAACAGCAAGCTGGTCAGCGAGGAGGAGGCGCCTGTGAGCTGGGAAGAATTTTTAAAAGAGCGGTGGACAGGGCAGATCGCATTTGCAGATCCGCGCAAGTCAGGCACAAGCTATACTGCGCTGGCAACCATGGCCCAGATCTTAAGGCTGGATGAAACGGAGATGATGGATCAGTTTGTGGCGGTACTGGACGGAAAGCTGTCTGCCGGCTCCGGGGAAGTGGTGAGGGAGGTAAGCGCCGGTGTGCGGCTGGTGGGCATTACCCTGGAGGAAGCAGCTAAGAAGGAGATCGCTGCGGGAGCTGATATCGGTATGGTGTATCCGGTAGAAGGGACCAGTGCGGTCCCGGATGGCTGTGCGCTGGTGAAAGGGGCGCCCCATGAGGAAAATGCAAAATTGTTTATTGATTTTACGGTCAGTGACGATGTGCAGGATCTGGCTGTGGACCAGTTCTGCCGCAGGAGTGTCCGGATTGACATGCAGCGGGAACAGGAAGACATAGAGGCGCTGGGCACATTGAAGATCATCGATTTTGATCTGAAGCAGGCAGGCGAAAGGCAGGAGGAAGTCTTAAAGCGCTGGGCGGAGCTGGTGGACTAA
- a CDS encoding histidine phosphatase family protein: MKILIVRHADPDYSIDSLTPTGWREAELLSDRLTKLEVKDFYVSPLGRAKDTASLTLKKLGREATEHQWLREFAPRIHRPDREEPIIAWDWLPADWTAVPEHFDREAWCRTDIMCEAGVDLEYQWVITGLDELLAHHGYQREKGYYRVTAANRDTIVLFCHFGVECVLLSRLLNISPMQLWHGACAAPSSVTTVVTEERRQGIASFRMISFGDTAHLYAAGQTPSFTARFCETFDCKEERHD, encoded by the coding sequence ATGAAAATATTGATCGTAAGACATGCAGATCCCGACTATTCCATCGATTCCCTTACCCCCACGGGGTGGCGGGAAGCAGAGCTTCTGTCAGACCGCCTGACAAAGCTGGAAGTTAAAGATTTCTATGTTTCTCCTCTGGGGCGGGCAAAGGATACCGCCTCCCTGACCTTAAAAAAGCTGGGACGGGAAGCCACCGAACACCAGTGGCTCCGTGAATTTGCACCGCGCATCCACCGGCCCGACCGTGAGGAGCCGATCATCGCCTGGGACTGGCTGCCCGCAGACTGGACCGCAGTGCCGGAGCATTTTGACCGGGAAGCATGGTGCCGGACCGACATCATGTGTGAGGCCGGCGTGGACCTGGAATACCAGTGGGTGATCACTGGTCTGGACGAACTGCTGGCCCACCATGGATACCAGCGGGAAAAGGGCTACTACCGGGTCACCGCCGCCAACCGGGACACGATCGTGCTGTTCTGCCATTTTGGTGTGGAATGCGTGCTCTTAAGCCGGCTTTTAAACATCTCACCCATGCAGCTCTGGCACGGAGCCTGCGCAGCGCCTTCCTCCGTGACCACCGTAGTGACAGAGGAACGGCGGCAGGGCATCGCCAGCTTCCGTATGATCTCATTTGGTGACACCGCACATCTGTATGCGGCCGGTCAAACGCCATCCTTCACAGCAAGATTCTGTGAGACTTTTGACTGCAAAGAAGAGCGGCATGACTGA